The Cardinium endosymbiont cEper1 of Encarsia pergandiella nucleotide sequence TGGCTCTATTGCTATTTTACCCAAGATAGAAGCGGATCAATTGGTCATTTACATTCATGCCAAGCCTGATGAACGGGTACGATTCCAAGCAGAATTTGGGGGGGAATGTGTGGACTTCAACCTTAAGAAACTACGTCCTGCCATCAAATTAAATCCCATTATAAAGCGGGTTGGAGGGCTAGGTATACTGCAGATAGAGGCTAGTATTGCGCGAAGAGAGGAGTTTGTAAACCAAACAGCTTACCAGAATGTTGCCTACGGATTGCGTGGTAAATTTACTACGCCATGCTTTACACTTTTCTTATCAAGAAAAACCAATCTAATGTTGGAAAAGCTTAATCCGAGCACTACTATGACGATCGATTATAGTTTTACTAAAAATTCTGTTTACACTAGCAAAAAAATAGATGCAGCATTAAATTATGATTGGTATAGTAAACAGGTCTTATACCAATGCGTCCCTTTTAAAGTAACATTTGACTACCCCCAAGTTCCAGATGACTCAAAAATAAACCAATCGCATGTAAAATTACCCTCTTGTTTGACTAGCATGGGATGCATATTTACCATACGAGCGGCCACGCCTGCGTTATATTTTAATCCGCTGGTTAGCTACAGATGGATGATTTCAATCGGTATAGAGCATGGAGGGTTCTATGAGCATCTTTTTCTAGTGAAGAAAATTTTACCTAAGGAGATTCAATTGTATAAGTATTTTAAAATTGAGATAGGGTATCGCCATGCCTTTGACCTTACGGCCTATACGACGCTAGTTTACCAAGCTAAATTAGGTGTTGTTAAGGGATACAAAGCAACGGATAAAGTCCCCCTAGACAAACAATATACAATAGGAGGATATGATAGCGTGCGCGCTTGGGATAGAGGAATGGTTGGGCCTGGTCTGTATGAAAGCGAAAAAAATAAACAGGAAGTACAAAAAGGTGATCTGCTTTTACTAGGCAATATAGAACTAGGTCGAAAATTGATTGGCTATTTAGAGGGGGCGCTTTTCTTAGATATAGGCAATACTTGGAAGCTAGGCAAAGATACGCCATTAGAAATGAAATTTAATTTTCATAAATTTTACAAAGCTTTTGCACTAGGAGGTGGTTTTGGATTAAGATTAAATTTCTACAATACTTTTATACTTTGTGGGGATCTGGCATTCCCATTGTATAGACCTTCTTCTGGCAGCAAACTACAAAAGCTGAAACCCATTTTTAATTTAAACATTGGCTACCCTTTTTAAGATTGCCATATACTTGTTATATGAGATAAAATAAGCTATACTCTATACATTTTAAATTAGGAGGTAATCATATGCAGCAAAATACAATAGCACTAAGGTTAAACATTACTGAAGTAAATGTAATTATTAAAGCTTTGTCTGAAAAGCCTTTTCGAGAAGTATATGAATTAATAGGAAAAATTCATGCGCAGTCCAATGCACAACTCAAATCAAGTTGCACGCAACTTCAAACCAATAAATCCATTGATACCCATGATTTACATGATAAAGTATGATGATATATTTTTAATTTTATCTATTCTTGCATTAGATATGCAGATGCATCAACTTTTAGTAGCTACTATGGATGTAGTACAATCGCTCCTCTATCACCCACAAAGGTTATTAGAATTTATCTTAGTAGTTGTATCCATTTTTGCCCATTTTTTAGAAGCACGTCAAAATATTTGGAGCAGAATTTTAGCCTTTCCTATAGCTTTAACGAATATCTATGTTTACTCGGTTAGGCAGCTCTATGGAAAAGTAATCTATAGTATCGTTTTTATATTCTTCAATGCATATGCTTATCTAAGATGGAAAGGAACCTTACATCGAAAATCGGTACAAATTACTAGAATATCCTATAAAATGCTTTTATCTATTACTGGCGTGAGTATGTTGGGTAGTATGGTGTGGACCGTTATAGCATATGTATATCTTAATAAATTCCCATTGATATCTACATATGGCGATACTTGTTATATGTTTTTGGGTTTTATAGATAAGTGGCTGATGTCGCATAAAAAATTAGAACGATGGATCATTGCGGTTTTTCGTTATATCATCTTCTCTTTGACCTGCTATCAAAAGGATGCCATCATACTGAGTATACAGTACCTGATCCTATCACTTATAGCGATTTATGGTCAAATACAATGGTACATATCCTACAAAGCAATGAAAATATAACTGGATCTGGTTTGAGTAGCTAACATCAATAAGATCAGATAGTAATTTACACCAGCTGTTGAATCGCTGGTTTGCCTCTAAAAACCTCTTTATCGTACCCATGTATGGCTATAATCATTATAAGCATGCATGTAATTAGAGAAAAAAACAGTAAATTCGAGGCATTAATCTCCAATGCCTGAACTGTATTGGGATTTTAATAAGGTTTATGGCATAAGTCAATAGACCTGATACATGAATAGTATCCTCTTATGCAACAGAAGTTATAGAGCAGGGAGGGCTATTCTAGAGTGGTATATAAATATAACTTACGAAATCTTAGTAAAATGCCTTGTGGTAGGAAAAGAAAAAGACAAAAGGTAGCTACACATAAGCGTAAAAAGCGTCTTAGGTTAAATAGACATAAAAAGAAAAATAGATAGCACTTAAGTGCCAAGAAGCATTATTATCTACTTTGCTTAACGATTTATTAAATAGGCTACTGATTGCTTTCTAGGTTTTTGTAAAAGCGTAAACAAAATGAGCACGTGGGTAATGAATTAATAATTAATAGTACAGATAATAATTGTAGAATAGCACTTCTAAAAGGTGGAAATCTTTTTGAGTATCAGGTAGAAAAAGAAGATAATAAATTTAAAGTAGGCGATATTTATTTGGGAATTATTAAAAAAGTAGTCCCCAGTTTAAATGCAAGTTTTGTAGATGTAGGATATAAAAAAGATGCTTTTTTGCATTATTTAGATCTTGGTCCGCAGTTTAATTCATTAAAAAATGCGATTCAAGTAGTTAGGCATCAGCAAGGTAATGTAGAAAATCTAGTTGATTTTGTAGTTGAGCCCCCTATAGATAAGCTTGGTAAAATTGGAGATGTGCTCACAAAAGGGCAAGAAGTATTGGTACAGATTGTCAAAGAGCCTATTTCCAGCAAAGGGCCTCGTATAGCTTCTGAGTTAACTTTACCTGGTCGTTATATGATACTTATACCTTTTGTAGATACCATTAGTATTTCTAAAAAAATTACAAATGGCGAAGAAAGAGATCGACTACACCGTTTAATTGCTTCTATTAAGCCAAAAAATTTTGGCGTAATTGTGCGTACGGTAGCAAAAGGAATTGATGTCGCTACATTAGATAGAGACCTCAAAGATCTTATCAATAAATGGAAAAAGGGAATAGAGCAGCTAGTTAATGCATTACCTGGTGAAAAAGTTATAGGTGAGGTAAATAGAGCCTATACTATTTTACGCGATATGCTCAACGAATCTTTCGATAGCATTGTGGTGGACGATCAACTTCTTTATACTGAAATCAAACAGTATATACATACAATTGCACCTGATAAAGAGAAGATTCTTAAACTTCACCAAGGTAAGATTAAGCTTTTTGAACAGTGGGGTATAGAACGTCAGTTAAAAACCCTTTTTGGCCAAACCGTTGGTATAGAGGGGGGGGGCTATTTAGTGATTGAGCATACTGAAGCCATGCATGTTATTGATGTGAACAGTGGCAATAGAGCATTAGATGAAGAGGGGCAAGGGAAAATGGCTTTAAATGTTAATTTAGCCGCTGCACAAGAAATTACACGGCAGTTGCGTTTGCGGGATATGGGGGGCATTATTGTAGTGGATTTTATAGATATAAAGGACATAGAAGATCGTAGGCTTCTTTATCAAAAAATGAAGGAGCTTATGAAGGAAGATCGTGCTAAAACTTCTGTTTTACCATTGTCCAAGTTTAGTATTATGCAAATCACACGGCAACGGGTGCGACCAGAAATGAATGTAGTGACAAGAGAGCTTTGCCCATCTTGTAATGGAACAGGAAAAATTGATGCTTCTATATTGGTTTCAGAAAGAATTGAAGAAAACTTGCGTCTTGTTTTGATGAATCAAAATGAAAAAGGCATAAGACTTTTAGTCCATCCTTATCTCTATGCCTACTTTACCAAAAATTTGTTCTCTAAGCGATTTAGATGGTTTATACAATATGGTAAATGGGTTACACTGGTTGAAGATTCTTCAATGGCAGTAACAGATTATAAACTTATCAACCGAAATCAAGAAGAAATAGAGCTTTATTAGTGCTTTTTATACATTTATTACCAATGGTTTTAGCTTATTAATAAGCCAAAACCATTTTTTATGCGTTTTATAAGTCAGAACAAAGTATGCATACATTTTACTTGCTAAAGTAAAAACATTTGTTTCGCTAGATGGTTGTGTTAGGCTTGTGTAATTCAAAAGGAACCATTACATTAATAGTGGACACTATTGACACATAAATAAGAAATAGCAAACCCACAGCCAGCTAAAAACCAAAATAAGCTAAGGTATGATAGTTGTATTATGGACAACTGGCATCGCTAATGTAGTTGGCTTATTTTTGATTTTTTAAGATGTAGGTGCCACTTAGAAAAGGGCTAAATGAGGTAAAAGCAATAAAAAAGATAACGTAATGAACAATAAAAATTAATTATGGCGCCCACCAATCTATCTGAACGTAGCAAAGCATCCACTTTATTGACAGCTATTGTAAGTATGGTTTTTTGCTTATCTACCCATTCAAGCGACGCAAAAGATAAGAAGATTAAAAATCTTTCTACAATTTTACAAAATACAAAGGACTATTGCAAAAAAATATTTAAAAAAAGTTACCATTTAAAAAATTTACATCATCAAGGGCTCTATGACCTCCAACAGGCAGCAATAGAGGGTGGTGTTGCTATATGTAGCCTAAAATATCGAACACAAAATGGTGCGCGTGTCAGTCTGCTGGACCAGGCTAGGCTACAACCGCTGCACAGTGATCGGCCCATTGATCCAATTATAGATCATAACCCAAGATTTTGGCCATATGAGGTGTCTCATCAAAGCTGGCATAAAGCTAGTCTTATATCCTATTTGCAACAACCCGACACCCAGATAAATAGCGATGCTCCCGCTACGGCTACAAAAAAAACAATTTTAATAGATCAGAATAATCTATTGCATGATCAGCCTATAGCTACAGATGGGCTATTGGAAGAATTGCTGGGTGTTCACACACTTAATAAAAATGATAATCAATTGAAAAATATATTTTCTAAAATTTCATTTGATTGCACCCTAGGCGTTGGAGCTGTTTTCTATACCAACCGCTTAGAACAAATGCAATTACTCCAAAGGAAAAACAATACTTACTTTTTTAGAACTAAGACAGATGAAGTATATAAACCCAATTGGTTCCACCATACGCTTGATGAAGTCATAGACTTTG carries:
- a CDS encoding BamA/TamA family outer membrane protein, which translates into the protein MHAFVGKSVPIKEVIIGVNHIHKKALQKHSIYHPYTTFLAMPIKKWLYQWGNHHFNLEKIKNERASIEATYGYRIRTAASEKEKIKLMAKRDKAIKRKDNLAANGNRLMRMGEKPLYYDPIYVHHNEKIFLNYLHSKGYLDAEITTKTDWQKSSIRVTYYIKPKNLYKIISTKLQASDQIIRTLLANHSSESLIKIGDPYAYQNFVNEQERILNLLSDNGYFEFNEQYVHFIADRSDRDHTIAVTTVVDLPDPKMVYHKTKIGRIVVDLTTQKDHASGTTCLLTKVCQDLYFLVPSDGYPLDDIATKIPLRPGDLYNKSKILETYERLHRIAIFGSIAILPKIEADQLVIYIHAKPDERVRFQAEFGGECVDFNLKKLRPAIKLNPIIKRVGGLGILQIEASIARREEFVNQTAYQNVAYGLRGKFTTPCFTLFLSRKTNLMLEKLNPSTTMTIDYSFTKNSVYTSKKIDAALNYDWYSKQVLYQCVPFKVTFDYPQVPDDSKINQSHVKLPSCLTSMGCIFTIRAATPALYFNPLVSYRWMISIGIEHGGFYEHLFLVKKILPKEIQLYKYFKIEIGYRHAFDLTAYTTLVYQAKLGVVKGYKATDKVPLDKQYTIGGYDSVRAWDRGMVGPGLYESEKNKQEVQKGDLLLLGNIELGRKLIGYLEGALFLDIGNTWKLGKDTPLEMKFNFHKFYKAFALGGGFGLRLNFYNTFILCGDLAFPLYRPSSGSKLQKLKPIFNLNIGYPF
- a CDS encoding nicotinamide mononucleotide transporter family protein — its product is MIKYDDIFLILSILALDMQMHQLLVATMDVVQSLLYHPQRLLEFILVVVSIFAHFLEARQNIWSRILAFPIALTNIYVYSVRQLYGKVIYSIVFIFFNAYAYLRWKGTLHRKSVQITRISYKMLLSITGVSMLGSMVWTVIAYVYLNKFPLISTYGDTCYMFLGFIDKWLMSHKKLERWIIAVFRYIIFSLTCYQKDAIILSIQYLILSLIAIYGQIQWYISYKAMKI
- a CDS encoding Rne/Rng family ribonuclease; its protein translation is MGNELIINSTDNNCRIALLKGGNLFEYQVEKEDNKFKVGDIYLGIIKKVVPSLNASFVDVGYKKDAFLHYLDLGPQFNSLKNAIQVVRHQQGNVENLVDFVVEPPIDKLGKIGDVLTKGQEVLVQIVKEPISSKGPRIASELTLPGRYMILIPFVDTISISKKITNGEERDRLHRLIASIKPKNFGVIVRTVAKGIDVATLDRDLKDLINKWKKGIEQLVNALPGEKVIGEVNRAYTILRDMLNESFDSIVVDDQLLYTEIKQYIHTIAPDKEKILKLHQGKIKLFEQWGIERQLKTLFGQTVGIEGGGYLVIEHTEAMHVIDVNSGNRALDEEGQGKMALNVNLAAAQEITRQLRLRDMGGIIVVDFIDIKDIEDRRLLYQKMKELMKEDRAKTSVLPLSKFSIMQITRQRVRPEMNVVTRELCPSCNGTGKIDASILVSERIEENLRLVLMNQNEKGIRLLVHPYLYAYFTKNLFSKRFRWFIQYGKWVTLVEDSSMAVTDYKLINRNQEEIELY